In Acidiphilium acidophilum, one genomic interval encodes:
- a CDS encoding YeeE/YedE family protein, whose protein sequence is MLLPAPFPTAFTPGLDLAGGLLIGTSAVVLWLGIGRIAGISGVIGGLVQRAERDWRLAFISGLLLSGILARALGVAPDIHLQGSDALLVGAGLLVGVGTALGGGCTSGHGICGLSRASPRSITATMTFMAVAVLVVFLTRSYGGF, encoded by the coding sequence ATGCTCCTTCCCGCACCCTTCCCAACCGCCTTCACGCCCGGTCTCGATCTCGCCGGCGGCCTGCTGATCGGCACCTCCGCCGTCGTGCTCTGGCTCGGCATCGGTCGCATCGCCGGCATCAGCGGCGTCATCGGTGGCTTGGTCCAGCGCGCCGAGCGCGACTGGCGTCTCGCCTTCATCTCCGGCCTGCTGCTCTCCGGCATCCTCGCCCGCGCACTCGGCGTCGCGCCGGACATCCACCTTCAGGGCTCCGATGCCCTGCTGGTCGGTGCCGGCCTGCTGGTCGGTGTCGGCACCGCCCTCGGCGGCGGCTGCACCTCCGGCCACGGCATCTGCGGCCTGTCCCGCGCCTCGCCCCGTTCGATCACCGCGACCATGACCTTCATGGCCGTCGCCGTCCTGGTCGTCTTCCTCACCCGTTCATATGGTGGCTTCTAA
- a CDS encoding DUF6691 family protein, producing MRRTLVAFSSGLLFGAGLLLSRMADPAKVLNFLDFTVHWDPSLAFVMVGGIAVAAVGFFIARRMAHPLFGTSFPSLPFGGVTAKLLAGAALFGTGWGLLGLCPGPAIVALPLDPTRVIVFIIPMLAGMWGVRTLAARAEAGKRQPLPVGTPAVAVQNNR from the coding sequence ATGCGTCGTACCCTTGTCGCTTTCTCATCCGGCCTGCTGTTCGGCGCCGGTCTGCTGCTCTCCCGCATGGCCGACCCCGCCAAGGTCCTGAACTTCCTCGACTTCACCGTTCACTGGGACCCCAGCCTCGCCTTCGTCATGGTCGGCGGTATCGCGGTCGCGGCGGTCGGCTTCTTCATCGCCCGGCGCATGGCCCATCCTTTGTTCGGCACCAGCTTCCCGAGCCTGCCCTTCGGTGGCGTCACGGCGAAACTGCTGGCGGGCGCGGCCCTGTTCGGTACCGGCTGGGGCTTGCTCGGCCTCTGCCCCGGCCCAGCCATCGTCGCCCTGCCACTCGACCCGACACGGGTGATCGTCTTCATCATCCCGATGCTTGCAGGAATGTGGGGCGTGCGTACCCTCGCGGCCCGGGCCGAAGCCGGCAAGCGTCAACCGTTGCCGGTCGGAACTCCCGCCGTCGCGGTGCAGAACAACCGGTAA
- a CDS encoding ArsR/SmtB family transcription factor: MSQLREEIDDDDIGRAALDGDGMDEGIELDAMTANAIMATQFLRCIANPHRLMVLCHLTHGEASVGQLERELGIRQAHLSQQLARLRQDGLVTTRRDSRTIYYALGSNAARETVGLVYRLFCTATAGVPTGNG, encoded by the coding sequence ATGAGCCAGTTGCGTGAGGAGATCGACGACGACGATATCGGACGGGCGGCACTGGATGGCGATGGCATGGATGAGGGGATCGAACTCGATGCCATGACCGCAAATGCCATTATGGCGACGCAGTTTTTACGCTGCATCGCCAATCCGCATCGGCTGATGGTGTTGTGTCATCTGACCCATGGCGAGGCGTCGGTGGGGCAGTTGGAGCGGGAACTGGGGATTCGCCAGGCGCATCTTTCGCAGCAACTGGCCCGGCTCCGTCAGGATGGTCTGGTGACCACCCGACGGGATTCCCGGACGATCTACTACGCGTTGGGCAGCAATGCCGCGCGTGAGACCGTCGGGTTGGTTTACCGGTTGTTCTGCACCGCGACGGCGGGAGTTCCGACCGGCAACGGTTGA
- a CDS encoding thiazole synthase: MSFSIGGVALESRLFMGTAGYPNRQVLLDALEAASPSLVTVAIRRISLDAYGGSLLDELGGRYRLLPNTAGCATVRDAVLTAELAREALGTDWVKLEIIGDRETLYPDAEFLLEGTAALVKAGFTVLPYCTDDPILCRKLADLGAAAVMPLGSPIGSGLGIANPYNIERICAQSAVPVVLDAGIGTASDAAQAMELGCDAVLLNTAIARAHDPVRMARAMREGVVAGFDARAAGRIPRKLHAEASSPELGLIGA; the protein is encoded by the coding sequence ATGAGCTTTTCGATTGGCGGGGTTGCGCTGGAGTCGCGGCTTTTCATGGGCACGGCGGGGTATCCGAACCGGCAGGTGCTGCTGGATGCGCTGGAGGCGGCTTCACCCTCGCTGGTGACGGTCGCGATCCGGCGGATCAGCCTCGATGCTTATGGCGGGTCGTTGCTCGATGAGTTGGGCGGGCGGTATCGGCTGCTGCCGAATACGGCGGGTTGCGCGACGGTGCGCGATGCGGTGCTGACCGCCGAACTGGCGCGCGAGGCGCTGGGGACGGATTGGGTCAAGCTTGAGATCATCGGGGACCGGGAGACCTTGTATCCGGATGCGGAGTTTCTGTTGGAGGGGACCGCTGCGCTGGTGAAGGCCGGGTTCACCGTGCTGCCGTATTGCACCGATGATCCGATTTTATGCCGGAAACTGGCCGATCTCGGGGCGGCGGCGGTGATGCCGCTGGGCTCGCCGATCGGTTCCGGACTCGGCATCGCCAATCCCTATAATATCGAGCGGATCTGTGCGCAGAGCGCGGTGCCGGTGGTGCTGGATGCCGGGATCGGCACCGCGTCCGATGCGGCGCAGGCGATGGAGTTGGGGTGCGATGCAGTTTTGCTCAATACCGCGATCGCGCGGGCGCATGATCCGGTACGGATGGCGCGGGCGATGCGCGAGGGGGTTGTCGCGGGGTTCGATGCCCGCGCGGCGGGGCGGATTCCGCGCAAACTCCATGCCGAGGCATCGAGTCCGGAACTGGGGCTGATCGGCGCCTGA
- the thiS gene encoding sulfur carrier protein ThiS: MSGGAIRVNGAMEALAPNVAALLAAKGLDQAKGLAVALNERVVPRSAWAETALRAGDEIEIVRAVGGG; the protein is encoded by the coding sequence ATGAGCGGCGGCGCGATCCGGGTGAACGGGGCGATGGAGGCTTTGGCGCCGAATGTCGCGGCGTTGCTGGCGGCGAAGGGACTCGATCAGGCCAAGGGGTTGGCGGTGGCGTTGAACGAGCGGGTGGTGCCGCGCTCGGCCTGGGCGGAGACCGCGTTGCGCGCGGGCGATGAGATCGAGATCGTGCGCGCGGTGGGCGGAGGTTGA
- the thiO gene encoding glycine oxidase ThiO yields MKTAIIGAGVIGLALGWRLAQRGVAVEIFEREIAGCGASHAAAGMLAAGCEAEPGEAALGVLSRESLALWPAFAAEVEAASGCEVGLRREGTLLVALNRDDAAKLRHDMAFQRSQGIMLEWLTPGEAREREPYLAPQLAGAVFSPDDIQVDNRALVAALVVAFRRAGGILHEGSPVSRVETGPGRVAGVVVGEAVHEADVVVVAAGAWSGGIDLPVARPPVRPVKGQMLAVQMDAAAPLVRHVIWAPKAYLVPRADGRLIVGATVEERGFDARMTAGGLYALLDGAWRAVPGIEDLPVIETWVGFRPGSRDDAPILGPTALPGLMLCCGHHRNGILLTPVTAAAMAATILDGTPDPRLAAFSAGRFERLRSAA; encoded by the coding sequence ATGAAAACCGCAATCATCGGTGCAGGCGTGATCGGACTGGCACTCGGGTGGCGACTCGCGCAACGCGGGGTCGCGGTCGAGATTTTCGAGCGCGAGATTGCGGGGTGCGGGGCGAGCCATGCTGCTGCCGGGATGCTGGCGGCGGGGTGCGAGGCGGAGCCGGGTGAGGCGGCGCTGGGCGTGCTCAGCCGGGAGTCGCTGGCGCTGTGGCCCGCGTTCGCCGCCGAGGTCGAGGCGGCTTCGGGGTGCGAGGTCGGGTTGCGGCGCGAGGGCACGCTGCTGGTGGCGCTCAATCGGGACGATGCGGCGAAGCTGCGGCACGATATGGCGTTTCAGCGGAGTCAGGGGATTATGCTGGAATGGCTGACGCCGGGCGAGGCGCGGGAGCGCGAGCCGTATCTGGCGCCGCAACTGGCCGGGGCGGTGTTTTCGCCGGATGATATTCAGGTCGATAACCGGGCGCTGGTGGCGGCACTGGTCGTTGCGTTTCGGCGCGCGGGCGGGATTTTGCATGAGGGATCGCCGGTTTCGCGGGTCGAGACGGGACCGGGCCGGGTCGCGGGCGTGGTGGTGGGCGAGGCCGTTCATGAGGCGGATGTCGTGGTCGTGGCGGCCGGGGCGTGGTCGGGCGGGATCGATCTGCCGGTGGCGCGGCCGCCGGTGCGCCCGGTGAAGGGGCAGATGCTGGCGGTGCAGATGGATGCGGCGGCACCTCTGGTGCGGCATGTGATCTGGGCGCCCAAGGCGTATCTGGTGCCGCGCGCGGATGGGCGGTTGATCGTGGGCGCGACGGTGGAGGAACGCGGGTTCGATGCGCGGATGACGGCGGGCGGGCTGTATGCGCTGCTCGATGGCGCATGGCGGGCGGTGCCGGGGATCGAGGATCTGCCGGTGATCGAGACCTGGGTGGGGTTTCGGCCGGGGTCGCGCGATGATGCGCCGATTCTGGGGCCAACCGCCCTGCCCGGCCTGATGTTGTGTTGCGGGCATCATCGCAACGGGATTCTGCTGACGCCGGTGACGGCGGCGGCGATGGCGGCGACGATTCTGGATGGAACGCCCGATCCCCGGCTGGCGGCGTTCAGTGCGGGGCGGTTCGAGCGGTTGAGGAGTGCGGCATGA
- the thiC gene encoding phosphomethylpyrimidine synthase ThiC, which yields MNVQTKPAIVTTGPIVGSRKVYSAPEDRPDIAVPFREVDLHPTANEAPFRLYDTSGPFTDPHFSLDLDAGLPQVRGDWLAKRGLDAVAPREVKPEDNGFAPADRLVPPCPAARAVLAGRAGAMVTQYEFARAGVITEEMIYVAHRENLGRARAVAGAGERRADGEDFGAAIPEFITPEFVRAEIAAGRAIIPANINHPELEPVIIGRNFLVKINANIGNSAVTSGAAEEVEKLVWAIRWGGDTVMDLSTGRNIHNIRSWIMRNAPVPIGTVPLYQALEKVGGDPDKLSWEVFRDTLIEQAEQGVDYFTIHAGVRLAYVPLTAKRVTGIVSRGGSIMARWCLAHHQESFLYTHFDEICDIMRRYDVSFSLGDGLRPGSIADANDAAQFAELDTLGELTKRAWAKGCQVMIEGPGHVPMHKIKENMERQLKVCHEAPFYTLGPLTTDIAPGYDHITSAIGAAMIGWFGTAMLCYVTPKEHLGLPNRDDVKVGVITYRLAAHAADLAKGHPSAKLRDDAVSRARFEFRWQDQFNLGLDPDTARQYHDETLPKEAHKVAHFCSMCGPKFCSMKISQDIRDDAARLEGMEQKSAEFREAGSRIYVDEAAAD from the coding sequence ATGAACGTCCAGACCAAGCCCGCCATTGTGACCACCGGCCCGATCGTGGGATCGCGCAAAGTGTATTCGGCGCCGGAGGATCGGCCCGATATCGCGGTGCCGTTTCGCGAGGTGGATTTGCATCCCACGGCCAACGAGGCGCCGTTCCGGCTGTATGATACGTCCGGGCCGTTCACCGATCCGCATTTTTCGCTCGATCTGGATGCCGGGTTGCCGCAGGTGCGCGGGGATTGGCTGGCGAAGCGGGGGCTCGATGCGGTTGCGCCGCGCGAGGTCAAGCCGGAGGATAACGGGTTTGCCCCGGCGGATCGGCTGGTGCCGCCCTGCCCGGCGGCGCGCGCGGTGCTGGCCGGGCGCGCGGGCGCGATGGTGACGCAGTATGAGTTTGCCCGCGCCGGGGTGATCACCGAGGAAATGATCTATGTCGCGCACCGGGAGAATCTGGGGCGGGCCAGGGCGGTTGCCGGGGCCGGCGAGCGGCGGGCGGATGGCGAGGATTTCGGGGCGGCGATTCCGGAGTTCATCACGCCGGAGTTCGTGCGGGCCGAGATTGCGGCGGGGCGGGCGATCATTCCGGCCAATATCAATCATCCCGAGCTGGAACCCGTGATCATCGGGCGGAATTTTCTGGTCAAGATCAATGCCAATATCGGCAATTCGGCGGTGACGTCGGGTGCGGCGGAAGAGGTCGAGAAGCTGGTCTGGGCGATCCGCTGGGGGGGCGATACCGTCATGGATTTGTCGACCGGGCGGAATATTCATAACATCCGCTCTTGGATCATGCGGAACGCGCCGGTGCCGATCGGGACGGTGCCGCTGTATCAGGCGCTGGAGAAGGTTGGCGGCGATCCGGACAAGCTGAGCTGGGAGGTGTTTCGCGACACGCTGATCGAGCAGGCGGAACAGGGGGTCGATTATTTCACGATCCATGCCGGGGTGCGGCTGGCCTATGTGCCGCTGACCGCGAAACGGGTGACCGGGATTGTGTCGCGGGGCGGCTCGATCATGGCGCGGTGGTGTCTTGCGCATCATCAGGAGAGTTTTCTCTATACGCATTTCGATGAGATCTGCGACATCATGCGCAGGTATGACGTGTCGTTTTCGCTGGGCGACGGGCTGAGGCCGGGGTCGATCGCGGATGCCAACGATGCGGCGCAGTTTGCCGAACTCGATACGCTTGGCGAGTTGACCAAGCGGGCCTGGGCGAAAGGCTGCCAGGTGATGATCGAGGGGCCGGGTCATGTGCCGATGCACAAGATCAAGGAGAATATGGAGCGCCAGCTCAAGGTTTGCCACGAAGCGCCGTTCTATACGCTCGGGCCGCTGACCACCGATATCGCGCCGGGGTATGATCATATCACCTCGGCGATCGGGGCGGCGATGATCGGCTGGTTCGGGACCGCGATGCTTTGCTATGTGACGCCGAAGGAGCATCTCGGCCTGCCTAATCGCGACGATGTGAAGGTGGGGGTGATCACCTATCGGCTGGCGGCGCATGCGGCGGATCTGGCCAAGGGGCATCCTTCGGCGAAATTGCGCGACGATGCGGTGAGCCGGGCACGGTTCGAATTCCGCTGGCAGGATCAGTTCAATCTCGGGCTCGATCCGGATACCGCGCGGCAATATCATGACGAGACGCTGCCGAAGGAGGCGCACAAGGTGGCGCATTTCTGTTCGATGTGCGGGCCGAAATTCTGCTCGATGAAAATCTCGCAGGATATTCGCGACGATGCCGCGCGGCTGGAGGGGATGGAGCAGAAATCAGCCGAGTTTCGCGAGGCGGGCAGCCGGATTTATGTCGATGAGGCCGCGGCGGATTGA
- a CDS encoding heme NO-binding domain-containing protein: MIGLIPFLIDDFMISQCGRSARNEVLIAESLPADFSFSIAQFYEDDLCRRVIIAMAIRIALPLPDLYDRLGTHFLAWIHEHLGGMFAGATDTTQFLHRLPAIYNSFGGSAAGAGLPGAVDLVTIRPAGSHLRVTYQSQQRFAAFFASFMKAVARHFNEPIAIEIVAGGLDAVYCVFDVAVGEAARSPHHEPEGAALENAFHHAG; encoded by the coding sequence ATGATCGGCCTGATCCCGTTCCTCATCGACGATTTCATGATCAGTCAATGCGGCCGTTCCGCGCGCAACGAAGTGCTGATCGCAGAATCTCTCCCGGCCGATTTCAGCTTCAGCATCGCCCAATTCTACGAGGACGATCTATGCCGTCGCGTCATCATCGCGATGGCGATCCGCATCGCCCTGCCGCTGCCCGATCTGTACGATCGGCTGGGCACGCATTTCCTCGCCTGGATTCACGAACATCTCGGCGGCATGTTCGCCGGCGCGACCGACACGACCCAGTTTCTCCATCGCCTTCCCGCGATCTATAACAGTTTCGGCGGTTCCGCCGCCGGGGCCGGCCTGCCCGGCGCGGTCGATCTGGTCACGATCCGTCCCGCCGGCTCCCATCTGCGTGTCACCTACCAGTCCCAGCAGCGCTTCGCCGCCTTCTTCGCGAGCTTCATGAAGGCCGTCGCGCGCCATTTCAACGAACCGATCGCCATTGAAATCGTCGCCGGCGGTCTCGATGCCGTTTACTGCGTGTTCGATGTCGCGGTGGGTGAGGCGGCACGATCACCCCATCACGAACCGGAAGGGGCGGCTCTCGAAAACGCCTTTCACCATGCCGGATGA
- a CDS encoding putative bifunctional diguanylate cyclase/phosphodiesterase, protein MPDDQARPPWIDPADIEDICQQFFNLSDRPGAGTIVATSRHPLIQKFALAANFSLDLARRAARTSAESIRELKKIHRIARIASWRVLTAHHDTIWSDEMHEMFGCDPDRFVPGFDAMIHLFAPPDAHDFESAFHDVVARGQGVAIELRGNETNGADRWFWIDMQPEHDSDGEVFAVRGICQDITERKSAFERIRYLSRHDQLTGLSNRAHLGEQLVPILAAAARRRDSVAVLCIDLDGFKSVNDLYGHAAGDDVLREIARRLSRHIRDTDILARSGGDEFVVIQIGGNQPDAATSLARRLLTEASTSVVLGGHAEIALSTSIGIALYPEDGTTPDDLLAHAARALHIVKSDSPNNFARYDSSMERTGQDRRKFEHDLRLALQRDEFSLVYQPILCAHHGAFKGFEALLRWNSPLHGPVPPDIFIGIAEAIGIMGPLGAWVLRTACTEAATWPNPLKIAVNVSPIQIQQGNLAATIADILAETGLAPGRLEIEVTESMLIRHPERALETLRQIKALGVDIAIDDFGTGYSSLATLRAFPFDKLKVDRSFVRDLDEGSESLAIINAILGLGRGLRMPVVVEGVETQTQADILRRCGCDEMQGYLLGRPSAIERFTTITNPNGTLSPPSCILSPPMAHERAGGIAISNAGHS, encoded by the coding sequence ATGCCGGATGATCAAGCCCGTCCCCCTTGGATCGACCCCGCCGATATCGAGGATATCTGCCAGCAATTCTTTAATCTGAGCGATCGTCCCGGCGCCGGTACCATCGTCGCCACCAGCCGGCACCCGCTGATCCAGAAATTCGCCCTCGCCGCCAATTTCTCGCTGGACCTCGCCCGGCGTGCCGCCCGCACCTCGGCGGAGTCCATCCGCGAGCTGAAAAAAATCCACCGCATCGCCCGCATCGCCAGTTGGCGGGTTCTCACCGCGCATCACGACACGATCTGGTCGGATGAAATGCACGAGATGTTCGGCTGCGACCCCGATCGCTTCGTCCCCGGGTTCGATGCCATGATCCACCTGTTCGCCCCGCCCGACGCGCACGATTTCGAGTCCGCCTTCCACGACGTCGTCGCCCGTGGTCAGGGCGTCGCGATCGAATTGCGCGGCAACGAGACCAACGGTGCCGACCGCTGGTTCTGGATCGACATGCAACCCGAACACGATAGCGATGGTGAGGTTTTCGCCGTCCGCGGCATCTGCCAGGACATCACCGAGCGCAAATCGGCGTTCGAGCGCATCCGCTACCTCTCCCGGCACGACCAGCTCACCGGCCTGTCCAACCGCGCCCATCTCGGCGAACAACTCGTCCCGATCCTCGCCGCCGCCGCCCGCCGCCGCGACTCCGTCGCTGTGCTCTGCATCGATCTCGACGGGTTCAAATCCGTCAACGACCTCTACGGCCACGCGGCGGGGGACGACGTGCTGCGTGAAATCGCCCGCCGCCTGTCGCGCCATATCCGCGATACCGATATCCTCGCCCGCAGCGGCGGCGATGAGTTCGTCGTCATCCAGATCGGCGGCAACCAGCCCGATGCCGCAACCAGCCTCGCCCGCCGCCTGCTCACCGAAGCCAGCACCAGCGTCGTCCTCGGCGGCCACGCCGAAATCGCCCTTTCCACCTCGATCGGCATCGCCCTCTACCCGGAGGACGGCACCACCCCGGACGATCTGCTCGCCCATGCCGCCCGCGCGCTCCACATCGTCAAGAGCGACAGTCCGAACAATTTCGCCCGTTACGACAGCTCGATGGAACGCACCGGCCAGGACCGTCGCAAATTCGAGCACGATCTGCGCCTCGCCTTGCAGCGTGACGAGTTCTCCCTGGTCTACCAGCCGATCCTCTGCGCCCATCACGGCGCATTCAAAGGGTTCGAGGCGCTGCTGCGCTGGAACAGCCCTCTCCACGGCCCGGTCCCGCCCGACATCTTCATCGGTATCGCGGAAGCGATCGGCATCATGGGGCCGCTCGGTGCCTGGGTCCTCCGCACCGCGTGCACGGAGGCGGCAACCTGGCCCAACCCGCTCAAAATCGCCGTCAATGTCTCGCCCATCCAGATCCAGCAGGGCAATCTCGCCGCGACCATCGCGGATATCCTCGCCGAAACCGGCCTCGCGCCCGGGCGGCTGGAAATCGAAGTCACCGAATCCATGCTGATCCGTCATCCCGAACGCGCGCTCGAAACCCTGCGTCAGATCAAGGCGCTCGGCGTCGATATCGCGATCGACGATTTCGGCACCGGCTACTCCTCGCTCGCCACGCTCCGCGCCTTCCCGTTCGACAAACTCAAGGTCGATCGCAGCTTCGTCCGCGATCTCGACGAAGGCTCGGAATCGCTTGCCATCATCAACGCCATCCTCGGCCTCGGCCGGGGCCTGCGCATGCCCGTGGTGGTCGAGGGGGTCGAAACCCAGACCCAGGCCGACATCCTCCGCCGCTGCGGCTGCGATGAAATGCAGGGCTACCTGCTCGGCCGCCCCTCCGCGATCGAACGGTTCACCACCATCACCAATCCCAACGGTACTCTTTCCCCGCCATCCTGCATCCTGAGCCCGCCGATGGCGCACGAAAGGGCAGGGGGGATCGCGATCAGCAATGCCGGACATTCATAA